In the genome of Candidatus Aegiribacteria sp., one region contains:
- a CDS encoding biopolymer transporter ExbD yields the protein MAQAATGRSHRVRHVPELDLLPVMNLFCVIIPFLLLSASFLEITVIEMCPTEGISASGAGTTSLARSEEQLLQPKVIITNEEMFLGTVFGTRHVSYVHMINHDGETVPTYDFDSLSEALKNLREELDEAFPTIPVNKIIILTVDNIRYENIIKTIDVCTEHEFDQPGLQVAAYSILQRQIAAGVAGGE from the coding sequence ATGGCACAGGCAGCGACTGGTAGAAGTCATAGAGTCAGGCATGTACCGGAGCTTGATCTCCTCCCGGTAATGAACTTGTTCTGCGTGATAATACCATTCCTGCTTCTTAGCGCATCATTCCTTGAAATAACCGTTATTGAGATGTGCCCCACGGAAGGTATAAGTGCCTCTGGAGCCGGAACAACAAGCCTTGCTCGTTCTGAAGAACAACTTCTACAACCGAAAGTGATAATTACCAATGAAGAGATGTTTCTTGGTACTGTCTTCGGAACCCGACATGTGAGTTATGTTCATATGATAAACCATGATGGGGAAACCGTGCCCACATATGATTTCGATTCGCTTTCAGAGGCTCTCAAAAACCTCAGGGAGGAACTTGATGAAGCGTTCCCAACAATTCCGGTTAACAAGATCATCATTCTCACAGTTGATAATATTCGCTATGAAAATATAATCAAAACAATTGACGTTTGTACAGAACACGAGTTCGACCAGCCGGGTCTTCAGGTTGCGGCCTATAGTATTCTCCAGAGACAGATTGCTGCTGGAGTTGCTGGAGGTGAGTGA
- a CDS encoding biopolymer transporter ExbD, which yields MSSPPTKRHVPLMLGYKKSKALLRGKDKKVRLNLTALIDMFTILVVFLLKSYSAEGQIVTLSDALTLPESRAEQTVELFLEIIVTNDAIVVDGDPIVYVDEAVLSEGNPIPVLVERLSDHLEYTRLIRGITDEKEMKVNIQGDVAVQAILLQRVMSSCAVAGYATQNLTVIKVEGEEE from the coding sequence ATGAGTAGCCCACCAACCAAACGACACGTTCCCCTGATGCTTGGATATAAGAAAAGCAAAGCATTGCTCAGGGGAAAGGACAAAAAAGTCAGACTGAATCTTACTGCATTGATTGATATGTTCACCATTCTTGTTGTCTTTCTTCTCAAGAGCTATAGCGCTGAAGGGCAGATAGTAACACTCAGTGATGCCCTTACTCTTCCTGAGTCAAGAGCCGAGCAGACTGTGGAACTCTTTCTGGAGATTATTGTTACCAACGATGCGATAGTGGTTGATGGTGATCCCATCGTGTATGTTGATGAAGCGGTTCTCAGCGAGGGTAATCCGATTCCTGTCCTTGTAGAAAGGCTTTCCGATCATTTGGAATACACAAGGCTTATACGCGGTATAACAGATGAGAAGGAAATGAAGGTCAACATACAGGGTGACGTTGCTGTGCAGGCTATTCTTCTCCAAAGGGTCATGAGCAGCTGTGCTGTCGCCGGCTATGCTACCCAGAACTTGACTGTAATCAAGGTGGAAGGTGAAGAAGAATGA